TGATTCCCTGGCAGGGCACGCCGATCAGGAATAGGTTTTCTCTGGGGTGTTGATGTTCGACCACAAGGGCGTTCACAGAGCGGTTCTCACAGCCCCGGACTACAATCCCGATCCGGGTGTCATGAGGATAGCGGGTCAGATAATTAGCGAGGTTGTTTTGGCAAAGGCTGTTATATTCTAGGTTTGCCAGTTCATCCGTGTTTCGGAAGAACGCCGGCTGAGGTCGCAAGGGGGATTCTTCTTGTTTGAAACCGATCACCACATCAACGACGTTCTCGTCCAGCAGCCTCTTGATTTCTGAAGTGAGTTTATCTTTGATCTCAGGCATGATCACCTCGGAGAGCTTCTGTTGAACGGGTGGCAAGATTCTGGGTGGGGCCCAGTTCGGCAATATCCGTCTCAAATGCAGCCAGTTCTTTTTGGATGCGGCCTAAGTCCTGCAGATCGAGCCAAACGAAACGAATCCGTTCTTTCTCATAGCCGATGTAATCCAGCAGATTAGCGAATTCATCCTGCTGGCGCATAGCGCTCAGATTACCTTCTTTGAAATGGCATTTCTCCGGCAGACAGCCGCTGATCATCACACCATCGGCGCCGCCCTGAATGGCATTCAGAACGTGAAGGGTGTTGATCCTTCCGGTGCAGGGCACTTTGACCAGGTGCATTGAACTGGGGAGGTTATTTTCTACCCACTGTTGGTCCGGTTCGGAATAGAGGCACCATTGGCATTGGAACAATACAATTTTGGGTTTGGTTTCCATCAGTTCCTCGCCTCCTGGCGCTGCACCCAGCTCCACAGATCATCAAGGATTTCCTTGTCCGTGTTCTCTTGAGGCACACCGATGGAGGTGGAGCGGCAGATGGCAGAACATAGGCCGCAGCCCATGCAAAGGCCTGGGTCCACTTCGGCGACCTGGATCACCCCTCGGAAGGGAACTTTCTTTTCGACCAGTGAAATGGCGTGGTAGGGACAGCCTTCGGTGCAAAGTCCGCAACCAACGCAGGTCTGTTGGTCAACCCTTGCAGTCTTGATGGGCGTGACTCGGCCCTCTTCAACAGCAATCTTCTTGACCGCTGTGATGACACCGGAAATGTGGATCTCCTGGGGGCAGGCGGCATAACAGAGGTCGCATGCCGAACAGAGCCAGGTTGTTGGATTATCAAAGGCTTCCTGCTTCATTTCCATCATGGCCAGACGCAGCAAACGGCGGGGATTGTATTTCGGTTCGCCTTTTTGCTGAACCATACATTTGCTCACG
This Chloroflexota bacterium DNA region includes the following protein-coding sequences:
- a CDS encoding hydrogenase iron-sulfur subunit produces the protein METKPKIVLFQCQWCLYSEPDQQWVENNLPSSMHLVKVPCTGRINTLHVLNAIQGGADGVMISGCLPEKCHFKEGNLSAMRQQDEFANLLDYIGYEKERIRFVWLDLQDLGRIQKELAAFETDIAELGPTQNLATRSTEALRGDHA
- a CDS encoding 4Fe-4S binding protein, producing the protein MNHDTGVQTFAEQVKALPGGEFLELCYSCGTCVSKCMVQQKGEPKYNPRRLLRLAMMEMKQEAFDNPTTWLCSACDLCYAACPQEIHISGVITAVKKIAVEEGRVTPIKTARVDQQTCVGCGLCTEGCPYHAISLVEKKVPFRGVIQVAEVDPGLCMGCGLCSAICRSTSIGVPQENTDKEILDDLWSWVQRQEARN